From Apium graveolens cultivar Ventura chromosome 9, ASM990537v1, whole genome shotgun sequence, the proteins below share one genomic window:
- the LOC141685535 gene encoding uncharacterized protein LOC141685535, whose amino-acid sequence MAASPSYLNAATGNASSLVTSLTFDTNHPYFLHPSDHPGLILVTVTLIEQNYNQWFRSMKIALSSKLKLGFVDGTYTKPATTATNASLILHWSLCNDIVISWILNTVSPEIRQSVMYMNNAKDIWDDFAIRFAQTNVPKLFNLRNELAYLSQGNLSISAYFTKFRSLHDELDAISTVPRCDCGKCSCNVNAKLDNFSKSAKLSQFLMGLGEQYTAIRGHLLLMTLIPSLSAAYSLLMQEENQRELGINTNVTESVAFSVKAYDKSYDNQRGGLKSGRQSTVKKYENTEICDFCQMSSHSRDKCFVYMVIPHGTDFMVNLNLSLSIKSKLHMPIMSILLLRNQ is encoded by the coding sequence ATGGCGGCGTCTCCTTCATATCTAAATGCTGCAACTGGAAACGCATCTTCACTGGTTACTTCTCTCACTTTTGATACAAATCATCCGTATTTCTTGCATCCATCTGATCATCCAGGTTTAATTCTCGTTACTGTCACTTTAATTGAGCAAAACTATAATCAGTGGTTTAGATCTATGAAGATTGCGCTTTCATCTAAGCTAAAGCTAGGTTTTGTTGATGGCACATATACTAAACCTGCAACTACTGCTACTAATGCCAGTCTGATTTTACATTGGTCTCTTTGCAATGATATTGTTATTTCATGGATTCTGAACACTGTTTCACCTGAAATTCGTCAAAGTGTTATGTATATGAATAATGCTAAAGACATCTGGGATGATTTTGCAATTCGATTTGCTCAGACAAATGTTCCTAAGCTGTTTAATTTGAGAAATGAACTGGCTTATTTGAGTCAAGGAAATTTGTCAATTTCTGCATATTTCACCAAATTTAGGTCTCTTCATGATGAATTAGATGCTATCTCAACTGTGCCACGTTGTGATTGTGGAAAGTGCTCCTGTAATGTGAATGCTAAATTGGACAATTTTAGTAAAAGTGCAAAGTTGTCACAGTTTCTTATGGGACTTGGTGAGCAATATACAGCTATAAGAGGCCATCTCCTATTAATGACACTAATTCCATCTCTTAGTGCTGCTTACAGTCTATTGATGCAGGAAGAAAATCAGAGGGAATTGGGGATTAATACTAATGTCACTGAGTCTGTGGCTTTTTCTGTTAAGGCTTATGATAAGTCTTATGATAATCAAAGAGGAGGTCTCAAATCTGGAAGACAGAGTACTGTCAAGAAATATGAGAATACAGAAATATGTGATTTCTGTCAAATGTCTAGTCATTCAAGAGACAAATGCTTTGTGTACATGGTTATCCCCCATGGCACAGACTTCATGGTAAACctaaacctaagcctaagcaTCAAGTCAAAGCTGCACATGCCTATAATGTCAATACTACTCCTTCGGAATCAgtaa